In Hymenobacter sublimis, a single genomic region encodes these proteins:
- a CDS encoding HNH endonuclease signature motif containing protein, producing the protein MRIKVSDEQFRALAAECLSMAQLIKRLGLVPAGGNYKTIKGRIAALTIDISHFTGQGWNRGERYRDVGRQFSWDNILVKNSRYTSSHRLKNRLLSEGLKERKCESCAQVEWLGKLIPLELHHVNGINNDHRFENLQLLCPNCHAQTASYRGKNQVRAGVVE; encoded by the coding sequence ATGAGAATCAAAGTGTCGGATGAGCAATTCCGGGCACTAGCTGCAGAATGCTTGTCCATGGCGCAACTTATCAAGCGGTTGGGCTTAGTTCCAGCAGGGGGCAATTACAAGACCATCAAAGGCCGCATTGCTGCATTAACCATTGATATTAGCCACTTCACTGGTCAAGGCTGGAACAGAGGGGAGCGGTACCGCGACGTTGGCCGACAATTTTCGTGGGATAATATTCTGGTAAAAAACTCTCGCTATACTTCCTCGCACAGGCTGAAAAATCGGTTATTAAGTGAGGGGTTAAAAGAAAGAAAGTGTGAAAGTTGTGCGCAAGTGGAGTGGTTGGGCAAGCTTATACCCTTGGAGCTTCACCATGTAAATGGAATAAATAACGACCATCGTTTCGAGAATTTACAGTTACTTTGCCCTAATTGCCACGCGCAGACAGCTAGTTACCGTGGCAAGAATCAAGTGCGAGCCGGAGTGGTGGAATAG
- a CDS encoding class I SAM-dependent methyltransferase, with product MSRLTKTLRGLGSLLRNPWLLNTVLAADDEAWRAKALRHASRWLVGADGLPVVPLISLLPTTGETIRPFAFRDGGSLPTDLALLRALVRQAPDKRYFEIGTWRGESAANVAEIASEVYTLNLSGAELRALGLAERYIELHGFFSRPLPNVHHLEGNSATYDMAQLGKFGVVFIDGDHRYEAVRTDTRRVFAHLAGTETVVVWHDASRQPGQPRWEVLAGILDGLPDAASGQLVQVGNTLCAVYFPTPRPTQQPEPWADPTPWFEVTVKAAT from the coding sequence TTGTCCCGACTTACCAAAACCCTGCGCGGGCTGGGCAGCCTGCTGCGCAATCCGTGGCTGCTGAATACGGTGCTGGCCGCCGATGACGAAGCCTGGCGCGCTAAAGCGCTCCGCCACGCCTCGCGCTGGCTTGTTGGGGCCGACGGGCTGCCTGTCGTGCCACTGATCAGCCTGCTGCCTACCACCGGCGAGACCATCCGGCCGTTTGCCTTCCGCGACGGTGGGTCGCTGCCTACTGATTTGGCCCTGCTGCGCGCCTTGGTTCGGCAGGCTCCGGACAAACGCTACTTCGAGATTGGCACCTGGCGGGGGGAAAGCGCCGCCAACGTGGCCGAAATAGCCTCCGAGGTGTATACTTTGAACTTGTCGGGGGCTGAACTGCGGGCACTAGGCCTGGCGGAGCGCTACATTGAACTGCACGGTTTCTTCTCGCGGCCTTTGCCTAACGTGCACCACTTGGAGGGCAACTCGGCAACCTATGACATGGCCCAGCTCGGCAAGTTTGGGGTTGTGTTTATTGATGGTGACCACCGCTACGAAGCCGTCCGGACCGATACTCGGCGGGTGTTTGCGCACTTGGCCGGGACGGAAACCGTGGTGGTGTGGCACGATGCCAGCCGCCAGCCCGGGCAGCCCCGGTGGGAGGTGCTGGCAGGCATTCTGGACGGGCTGCCAGACGCGGCTTCCGGTCAGCTTGTTCAGGTCGGCAACACCTTGTGCGCCGTTTATTTTCCTACCCCGCGCCCTACCCAGCAACCCGAACCGTGGGCTGACCCCACCCCGTGGTTTGAGGTAACCGTGAAAGCCGCTACTTAG
- a CDS encoding lipopolysaccharide biosynthesis protein, translating to MLRRIVHNFATRLGTAFLSFGVVWLTARYLGAAGRGAISLFVTDCAALLLFIGLLGGSSLIYLAPRRNLWHLLLPAYGWAVVVCIVGTATVAGLRHPGPAYLWHLAGLSTLQAFFSINTSLVLGRRREGTYNLLTLIQVGLLAGSLLVAFQAGGPGRSVQAYYWSSYVAFGVPLLLSFIPLLRQPDRRRRWGRRLRATTRELARHSRGAHLSNILAFANYRLSYYFVAHYVDLPSVGILSVGVALVEAIWLIPRSAALVQYVDLVHSSASSGPLPTGALRVARLAVLATAAAVGLLIALPVAVLTTVFGAEFGAARPVMVLLAPGAVIMAVQMVVSSYFAGRARYRVNNLASVVGLVVTLLACALLIPSYGIRGAALAATLSYGASTAFLLLHFWRDTGAVPTAFLPGAADVRYCWQLLRARIEAK from the coding sequence ATGCTCCGCCGCATTGTTCACAATTTTGCTACCCGCCTGGGCACTGCCTTTCTCAGCTTTGGCGTCGTTTGGCTGACAGCCCGCTACTTAGGTGCGGCAGGACGCGGGGCCATTAGCCTGTTTGTGACGGATTGCGCGGCGCTACTCCTTTTTATTGGGCTGCTGGGCGGCTCTTCGCTGATTTACCTGGCTCCGCGTCGCAACCTCTGGCACCTGCTGCTGCCAGCGTATGGGTGGGCCGTGGTGGTATGCATAGTAGGGACGGCTACGGTTGCCGGTTTACGGCACCCCGGCCCGGCCTACCTCTGGCACCTAGCTGGGCTGAGCACGTTGCAGGCCTTCTTTTCAATCAACACTTCCTTGGTGCTGGGGCGCCGCCGCGAGGGAACGTACAACCTGCTGACTCTTATTCAGGTTGGACTTTTGGCTGGCAGCCTACTAGTGGCGTTCCAAGCGGGCGGGCCGGGGCGTTCTGTTCAGGCTTATTACTGGAGTTCTTACGTGGCGTTCGGCGTACCGCTGCTGCTGAGCTTCATCCCCCTGTTGCGGCAACCCGACCGGCGCCGGCGTTGGGGTCGGCGTTTGCGGGCCACTACTCGTGAGTTGGCTCGGCATAGTCGGGGGGCCCATTTATCTAACATTCTGGCTTTTGCCAACTACCGGCTCAGCTATTACTTCGTGGCGCACTACGTTGATCTGCCCTCCGTGGGCATCCTGTCGGTAGGCGTGGCCCTGGTGGAGGCCATCTGGCTGATTCCGCGGAGCGCGGCCCTGGTTCAATACGTCGACCTGGTGCATTCTTCCGCGAGCAGCGGCCCCTTGCCCACCGGGGCCCTGCGCGTGGCCCGTTTGGCGGTGCTGGCCACGGCCGCGGCCGTTGGGCTGCTTATTGCGCTACCGGTTGCAGTACTCACCACGGTTTTCGGAGCGGAGTTTGGGGCCGCCCGCCCGGTAATGGTGCTGCTGGCACCGGGGGCCGTTATTATGGCCGTGCAGATGGTAGTAAGCAGCTATTTTGCCGGGCGGGCCCGCTACCGTGTAAACAATTTAGCTTCCGTGGTTGGGCTGGTAGTTACGCTGCTGGCCTGCGCACTGCTCATTCCCTCGTACGGAATTCGAGGTGCCGCGCTGGCAGCTACCCTCTCGTACGGGGCTTCTACAGCCTTTCTGCTGCTACACTTCTGGCGCGATACGGGGGCAGTGCCAACGGCTTTTCTGCCGGGCGCGGCCGATGTGCGGTACTGCTGGCAGCTGCTGCGGGCCCGAATAGAGGCTAAGTAG
- a CDS encoding AAA family ATPase, whose protein sequence is MTPPQFASAPDYQQKIKHVFAEVGKVVVGQHYMLNRLLIGLFTGGHILLEGVPGLAKTLTISTLSKVLHLHFQRVQFTPDLLPSDLVGTMIYNQNQSEFQVKKGPIFANLVLADEVNRSPAKVQSALLEAMQEKQVTIGETTYPLDLPFLVLATQNPVEQEGTYPLPEAQVDRFMMKVYVDYLKKTDELEVMRRMANMSYVGEVSPILTKEDIFGIRQQINQVQISETLEKYIIELVFATRKPAEYDLTEFQQYVQFGVSPRASIALHRAAKAVAFLDERDYVLPEDIKEVAADVLNHRILLNYEAEADGIRTQDMIEAILRKVPIS, encoded by the coding sequence ATGACGCCTCCGCAGTTTGCTTCGGCTCCCGACTACCAGCAGAAAATCAAGCACGTATTTGCCGAGGTAGGCAAAGTAGTAGTAGGGCAACACTACATGCTGAACCGATTGCTCATCGGGCTTTTTACCGGCGGGCACATCCTGCTGGAAGGGGTGCCCGGCCTGGCCAAAACCCTAACCATCAGCACGCTTTCCAAAGTGTTGCACCTGCACTTTCAGCGCGTGCAGTTCACCCCCGACCTGCTGCCTTCTGATTTGGTGGGCACCATGATTTACAACCAGAACCAGTCGGAATTTCAGGTGAAAAAGGGGCCGATTTTCGCCAACCTGGTGCTGGCCGATGAGGTGAACCGCTCCCCGGCCAAGGTGCAGAGCGCCCTACTGGAAGCTATGCAGGAAAAGCAGGTAACCATTGGGGAAACCACGTATCCGCTGGATCTGCCGTTTCTGGTGCTGGCCACTCAAAACCCCGTGGAGCAGGAGGGCACCTACCCCCTGCCCGAGGCCCAAGTGGACCGCTTCATGATGAAGGTGTACGTGGACTACCTCAAGAAAACCGACGAGCTGGAAGTGATGCGCCGCATGGCCAACATGAGCTACGTGGGCGAGGTGAGCCCCATCCTGACCAAGGAGGATATCTTCGGTATTCGGCAGCAAATCAACCAGGTGCAGATTTCAGAAACGCTGGAGAAGTACATCATTGAGTTGGTGTTTGCCACCCGCAAACCGGCCGAGTACGACCTCACGGAGTTTCAGCAGTACGTGCAGTTTGGCGTGAGCCCGCGGGCCAGTATTGCCCTGCACCGCGCGGCCAAAGCCGTGGCCTTTTTGGATGAGCGCGACTACGTGCTGCCCGAAGACATCAAGGAAGTTGCCGCCGATGTGCTCAACCACCGTATCTTGCTCAACTATGAGGCCGAGGCCGATGGCATCCGAACCCAGGATATGATTGAAGCCATTCTGCGCAAAGTCCCGATCAGCTAG
- a CDS encoding SBBP repeat-containing protein: protein MKTLLLLLFLLVGSYGVSAQPGWQWVNQLSASGATMTAKGVITDAAGNSYVTGSFAGTTSFGRLALTSRGLTDLFLVKYNPAGKALWATQIGRDPQTPSYSQPTASGADVALDAAGNVYVIGNFTGTLSYGSNSTISSFSNGFNTALVAKFNPGGQVQWVERFGIPQFGCYGYAIATDAAGNSYVTGQSDYGGIQFGPQAVGGSRRVMYVARYNATGSVAWAKVSSNYSSYGASGADVALDGRGNCVVGGGFINDMTLDGTALTAAGYDAFLASFHAASGSLQWIRQGGGGSTSSNAYISAVATDAQGNVYAAGQHSGLASFGGQPLPNNGDSDQLLARYTRTGALQWVYSGGTSAPEYSSCLVTTSEGNSTLIGRRLNSRNEVTTLIQQILPTGTGHYSETLGTRGSCTTASIAQDKTGKLYLAGSLSGTATFGATTLRVPAGTAGFVGRLHLPETKPHPRGGSHASVEVYPNPVHSRLVASLSGNQTGLLPGKALLHNSLGVVVDAQPLLPADATQAQATFDCTSLPKGLYVLKLYSPDGTSYAQSVEIR, encoded by the coding sequence ATGAAAACACTTCTCCTCCTCCTGTTCCTGCTTGTTGGTAGTTATGGCGTGTCGGCCCAACCGGGCTGGCAATGGGTAAACCAGCTCAGCGCCTCCGGGGCCACCATGACCGCCAAGGGCGTTATTACCGATGCGGCGGGCAACAGCTACGTCACGGGCTCCTTCGCGGGCACTACCTCCTTTGGCCGCTTGGCCCTGACCAGCCGGGGCCTCACGGATCTGTTTTTGGTTAAATATAACCCGGCCGGTAAGGCCCTGTGGGCTACGCAAATCGGCCGCGACCCGCAAACACCGTCCTATTCCCAACCCACCGCCAGCGGCGCCGACGTAGCCCTGGACGCGGCGGGCAACGTGTACGTTATCGGCAATTTCACCGGCACCTTATCGTACGGCAGCAACAGCACCATTAGCAGCTTCAGCAACGGTTTCAACACGGCGCTGGTAGCAAAATTCAACCCCGGCGGCCAAGTGCAGTGGGTGGAGCGGTTCGGCATTCCGCAGTTTGGCTGCTATGGCTATGCCATTGCCACCGATGCCGCGGGCAATAGCTACGTCACGGGGCAGTCAGATTATGGTGGTATTCAGTTTGGGCCCCAGGCGGTAGGAGGCAGCCGCCGCGTGATGTACGTGGCACGCTACAACGCCACGGGCTCCGTTGCTTGGGCCAAGGTATCCTCAAACTACAGCAGTTACGGCGCCAGCGGAGCCGATGTGGCGTTGGACGGGCGCGGAAACTGCGTGGTGGGCGGCGGCTTCATTAATGATATGACCCTGGACGGCACCGCCCTCACTGCTGCCGGCTACGACGCGTTTTTAGCCAGCTTCCACGCTGCCTCTGGCAGCCTGCAATGGATCCGGCAAGGCGGCGGGGGTAGTACCAGCTCGAATGCGTACATCAGCGCCGTAGCTACCGATGCACAAGGCAACGTGTACGCCGCCGGACAGCATTCCGGCCTGGCCTCTTTTGGGGGGCAGCCCTTACCAAACAATGGCGACTCCGACCAGCTTCTGGCCCGCTATACCCGCACGGGGGCGTTGCAGTGGGTGTACTCCGGTGGCACGAGCGCGCCAGAGTACAGCTCCTGCCTGGTCACAACTTCAGAAGGCAACAGCACCTTGATTGGGCGCCGCCTAAACTCCCGCAATGAGGTTACTACCCTGATTCAACAGATACTGCCCACCGGTACAGGCCACTACTCCGAAACGCTGGGCACGCGCGGCAGCTGTACCACCGCCAGCATTGCCCAAGACAAGACGGGTAAGCTTTATCTGGCTGGCAGCTTGAGTGGTACCGCCACCTTTGGGGCTACCACGCTGCGGGTACCCGCCGGAACAGCCGGGTTTGTGGGTCGCCTGCACCTGCCGGAAACCAAGCCCCACCCCCGAGGCGGTAGCCATGCCAGCGTGGAGGTATATCCCAACCCGGTGCATAGCCGACTGGTGGCCAGCCTATCGGGCAACCAAACCGGCCTGCTACCGGGCAAGGCGCTGCTACATAACTCCTTGGGTGTAGTAGTTGATGCCCAGCCCCTGCTCCCAGCCGATGCTACTCAGGCCCAAGCTACTTTCGACTGCACCTCTCTGCCCAAGGGGCTCTACGTGCTCAAGCTGTACTCTCCAGACGGTACTAGCTACGCCCAAAGTGTTGAAATAAGGTAG
- a CDS encoding VanZ family protein, whose product MLPTAPPSSHRRALVVLPLAWAALVFTLTLAPAQEMPDTPHWELLAFDTAAHAGVFLVQAVLTVFWARRQSWFPRLKARAFSSVLVLTVGMGAFIELLQLLMDLGRRGEWSDLLSDSLGVVGGLLLMWGTRRFWQ is encoded by the coding sequence GTGCTTCCTACCGCGCCGCCCTCGTCCCATCGTCGGGCCCTTGTGGTCCTGCCGCTGGCGTGGGCGGCGCTGGTGTTTACCCTGACTCTGGCCCCAGCCCAAGAAATGCCCGATACGCCCCACTGGGAACTGCTGGCTTTTGACACGGCGGCCCACGCGGGCGTATTCCTGGTGCAGGCCGTACTCACGGTTTTTTGGGCCCGGCGGCAGTCTTGGTTTCCGCGGCTGAAGGCCCGGGCGTTTAGCAGTGTGTTGGTCCTCACGGTTGGCATGGGCGCTTTTATCGAGCTACTTCAACTGCTGATGGACCTGGGCCGACGAGGAGAATGGTCGGATTTGTTGAGCGACTCACTTGGGGTAGTAGGCGGCTTGCTGCTGATGTGGGGTACCCGCCGCTTCTGGCAATGA
- a CDS encoding glycosyltransferase: MRVLHLPKWYPNRYDDQDGDFVARHVAAIAQAAATEGRAVQAAVLLATVARGPLPNLLEQDLDFTGPVPTLRYYYRNRITGLAPVDKLLKLGLYFWCLSSGYRRLQQHWGGRPNLVHVHVLLRTGVWAWWQRLRHGIPYLITEHWTIYLPERAHHMSWARRQLTRLVVRRAAALHTVSESLRGAMQQLGFENPRTVVLANVVDTNLFAPAATPRIPGQLLVVSAFHEQVKNIGGILRVVARLRPQWPQLRLRLAGYGPDEHLLQQQAAELGLLADATVVFLGKLPHPAVAQEMQQAAALVSFSRAETFGCVLLEARATGCPVVGPATGGVPELFHPPNTFGLLVPPDDEAALEQALTILLTNSATFAPDVLRADAEKRCGYKPVGRQFIDLYASIVAGSPH; encoded by the coding sequence ATGCGCGTTTTGCACCTGCCCAAGTGGTACCCTAACCGCTACGACGACCAAGATGGAGACTTTGTGGCGCGGCACGTAGCGGCTATTGCCCAAGCGGCGGCTACGGAAGGCCGCGCCGTGCAGGCTGCCGTACTCCTGGCCACCGTAGCCCGGGGTCCGCTGCCTAATCTGCTCGAGCAGGACCTGGATTTCACTGGGCCGGTTCCTACCCTGCGCTACTACTATCGAAACCGCATTACGGGGCTGGCCCCGGTGGATAAGCTGCTGAAGCTGGGACTGTACTTTTGGTGCCTGAGCAGCGGATACCGCCGGCTCCAACAGCACTGGGGGGGCCGGCCCAATCTCGTGCACGTGCATGTGCTGCTGCGAACGGGAGTGTGGGCTTGGTGGCAGCGGCTGCGCCACGGTATTCCCTACCTCATAACGGAGCACTGGACCATTTACCTGCCGGAGCGCGCCCATCATATGAGCTGGGCCCGGCGCCAGCTGACGCGCTTGGTAGTGCGCCGAGCGGCGGCCTTACACACCGTTTCGGAAAGCCTGCGCGGGGCAATGCAGCAGTTAGGCTTTGAGAATCCGCGGACTGTGGTGCTGGCGAATGTGGTGGATACCAACTTGTTCGCCCCTGCTGCTACCCCACGGATTCCGGGACAATTGCTGGTGGTTTCGGCCTTCCATGAGCAGGTGAAAAATATCGGCGGCATCTTGCGGGTAGTAGCTCGCCTGCGCCCGCAGTGGCCCCAGTTGCGCCTGCGCCTGGCCGGCTACGGCCCCGACGAGCACCTGCTGCAGCAGCAAGCGGCGGAGTTAGGCTTGCTGGCCGATGCTACGGTGGTGTTTCTGGGTAAGCTGCCGCACCCGGCGGTGGCTCAGGAAATGCAGCAGGCGGCCGCGCTGGTATCCTTTAGCCGAGCGGAAACCTTTGGCTGCGTATTGCTGGAGGCCCGGGCCACCGGCTGCCCGGTTGTGGGGCCTGCCACGGGCGGCGTCCCCGAGCTCTTTCACCCCCCGAATACGTTCGGCCTCCTGGTGCCGCCCGATGATGAAGCAGCCCTGGAGCAGGCGCTAACGATACTTCTTACCAACTCCGCGACTTTCGCTCCTGATGTGTTGCGCGCGGATGCCGAAAAGCGGTGCGGCTACAAGCCGGTGGGCCGGCAGTTTATCGACTTGTACGCCAGCATAGTAGCTGGTTCACCTCACTAG
- the gcvH gene encoding glycine cleavage system protein GcvH — protein MNLPASLKYTKEHEWIRVEGDVAFIGITDHAQKELGDIVYVDIDTLDKEVAQDEVFGTVEAVKTVSDLFSPITGTVLEVNSALDGSPELVNSDPYGEGWMVKIAIANPAELEGLLTAETYGELVGA, from the coding sequence ATGAATCTGCCCGCCAGCCTGAAGTACACCAAAGAGCACGAATGGATCCGTGTGGAAGGTGACGTTGCCTTCATCGGCATCACTGACCATGCCCAAAAAGAACTCGGCGACATTGTGTACGTGGACATTGATACCCTCGATAAGGAGGTAGCGCAAGACGAAGTATTCGGTACCGTAGAGGCTGTAAAGACTGTTTCGGACTTGTTCAGCCCCATTACCGGCACCGTACTGGAAGTAAACAGCGCCCTCGACGGTAGCCCCGAGCTGGTAAACTCTGATCCTTACGGCGAAGGCTGGATGGTAAAAATTGCCATTGCCAACCCTGCCGAGCTGGAAGGCTTGCTGACTGCAGAAACCTACGGTGAGCTGGTAGGCGCCTAG
- a CDS encoding M28 family metallopeptidase has product MKAPGSGHRSWLYPTALVGTLAGLWLAPAALAQDMPRVRQTIATLASPAFHGRGYVRQGEQKAARYLQQRFHQLGLQPLAPEYFQPFTLAVNTFPGKLKLRLSQSLFAFPLLGNQRRLRPGLDFIAAPDCGSGRLGIGRTLAYLDSTLLTDAAARQWFLRLTSSPGTVVLSARTKAQLAHYPPDIRQRLDSATAVITLVPKLTASLAPMQSRQLRLEALPHPWLTGTNNYSGLPPAATAKLRVDAQLKTAHHTQNIVGYLPGRIQPDSFLVVTAHYDHLGTMGKRTYFPGANDNASGVAMLLELAAHYARPENRPACSLIFIAFGAEEAGLVGSKYFVEHPLVPLTSIRFLLNLDLMGTGEEGATVVNGRVFERQYQQLTQVNATARYLPALTARGRAANSDHYYFSERGVPSFFLYTRGGSKAYHDVADRAQTLSLTGFTGMFGLLQDFLNQQGAR; this is encoded by the coding sequence ATGAAAGCACCTGGTTCCGGGCACCGTTCCTGGCTCTACCCCACCGCCCTAGTCGGAACCTTAGCTGGCCTGTGGTTGGCTCCGGCTGCCCTCGCCCAGGATATGCCCCGGGTGCGCCAAACCATTGCTACGCTGGCTTCCCCGGCTTTTCACGGTCGGGGCTACGTGCGCCAGGGCGAGCAGAAGGCAGCTCGTTATCTGCAGCAGCGTTTTCACCAACTGGGTTTGCAGCCCCTCGCCCCGGAGTATTTCCAGCCATTTACCCTAGCTGTAAACACGTTTCCCGGTAAGCTGAAGCTCCGCCTAAGCCAGTCGCTATTCGCCTTCCCGTTGCTGGGTAATCAGCGTCGCCTCCGGCCCGGCCTCGATTTTATTGCGGCTCCCGACTGTGGATCAGGCCGACTAGGTATCGGCCGGACACTGGCTTACCTAGATAGCACGTTGCTGACCGATGCCGCCGCCCGGCAATGGTTTCTGCGTCTTACTAGCTCCCCGGGCACTGTGGTGTTATCGGCTCGCACGAAGGCGCAGTTAGCTCACTATCCGCCGGATATCCGCCAGCGCCTCGATTCGGCTACGGCTGTCATCACCTTGGTTCCGAAACTAACGGCCTCGTTGGCTCCTATGCAAAGCCGACAGCTCCGGCTGGAGGCGCTGCCACATCCTTGGTTGACAGGGACTAATAACTATTCTGGTTTGCCGCCTGCTGCTACGGCCAAGCTACGGGTGGATGCTCAACTTAAAACTGCGCACCACACCCAGAACATCGTCGGCTACCTGCCTGGCCGCATCCAACCCGACTCTTTTCTAGTAGTGACGGCCCACTATGACCATCTGGGCACGATGGGCAAACGCACGTATTTTCCCGGCGCCAACGATAACGCCAGCGGCGTGGCCATGCTGCTGGAGCTGGCCGCTCACTACGCCCGCCCAGAAAACCGTCCGGCCTGCTCTTTGATATTCATTGCTTTTGGGGCGGAAGAAGCCGGCCTGGTTGGCTCCAAGTATTTTGTGGAGCACCCACTGGTTCCGCTAACGAGCATCCGATTCCTGCTCAACCTGGACTTAATGGGCACGGGTGAGGAGGGCGCTACGGTCGTGAACGGCCGGGTGTTTGAGCGCCAGTACCAGCAGCTAACTCAGGTAAATGCCACGGCCCGCTACCTACCCGCGCTTACGGCCCGGGGCCGCGCCGCCAATTCTGACCATTACTACTTCTCGGAGCGTGGCGTGCCGTCTTTCTTCCTTTACACCCGCGGCGGTAGCAAGGCCTACCACGACGTAGCCGACCGCGCCCAGACCTTATCCCTAACGGGTTTTACCGGCATGTTCGGCTTGCTTCAAGACTTCTTAAACCAGCAAGGCGCCCGTTAA
- a CDS encoding YicC/YloC family endoribonuclease, with translation MLQSMTGYGIAHRETDRYSATVEIKSLNSKTLDLSLRLPRFLLDRELEIRNLVTKSLIRGKVNLNLDFTRPRATGSQGSIVNKEALTVACRELQELSAVTGLSLEQLTAVAHALPGSLRIPTDATAATEEEEETPWEELLPLLQQALDRVNQFRRDEGQALTAEILGYVDRIRILLAEVERFDPVRIEQVRQRLQTHLAEISSHEHFNPIRFEQEVLYYIEKLDIAEEKVRLINHLHYFAETAGLPEPTGKKLAFISQEIGREINTIGSKANDSTIQHLVVGMKEELEKIKEQINNIL, from the coding sequence ATGCTCCAGTCAATGACCGGCTACGGAATTGCGCACCGCGAAACCGACCGCTACTCCGCCACCGTTGAGATTAAGTCCCTGAATTCTAAAACGCTGGATTTAAGCCTACGCCTGCCCCGGTTTCTGCTGGATCGGGAGCTGGAAATCCGTAATCTGGTGACCAAAAGTCTGATTCGGGGCAAGGTAAACCTAAACCTGGATTTCACACGTCCGCGCGCCACGGGTAGCCAGGGCTCCATTGTAAATAAAGAAGCCCTGACGGTAGCCTGTCGGGAATTGCAGGAGCTGAGCGCCGTAACCGGTCTGTCGTTGGAGCAACTCACGGCTGTGGCCCACGCCCTACCGGGCTCCTTACGCATTCCGACCGATGCTACCGCTGCCACGGAGGAGGAAGAGGAAACACCTTGGGAAGAGCTGCTGCCCCTGCTGCAGCAAGCCCTCGACCGGGTCAACCAGTTTCGCCGCGACGAAGGCCAGGCCCTGACCGCAGAAATTCTGGGCTACGTTGACCGAATTCGCATTCTGCTTGCCGAGGTTGAGCGCTTTGATCCGGTTCGGATTGAGCAGGTTCGGCAACGCCTACAAACCCACTTGGCCGAAATTAGTAGCCACGAGCATTTCAACCCAATCCGGTTCGAACAAGAGGTGCTGTACTACATCGAGAAGCTTGACATTGCCGAGGAAAAGGTGCGATTGATCAACCATTTGCACTACTTCGCCGAAACGGCCGGACTACCCGAGCCCACCGGAAAGAAATTAGCCTTTATTTCGCAGGAAATAGGACGAGAAATTAACACTATCGGGTCCAAAGCCAACGATTCTACCATCCAACATCTGGTGGTAGGAATGAAGGAAGAGCTCGAGAAAATCAAGGAACAAATCAATAACATTCTCTGA